The following are from one region of the Novosphingobium humi genome:
- the glpX gene encoding class II fructose-bisphosphatase, translated as MSATPASKILDRVLVLEMVRVTEAAAIASAKLIGRGDEKAADAAAVEAMREKLNELYIDGTVVIGEGERDEAPMLYIGEKVGAALGKGPKIDIALDPLEGTTICAKAGPNSLAVLAIAEEGGLLNAPDTYMDKLAVGPGYPDGIIDLAKSPTENVKAVAAAKGVAPEDIVVCVLDRPRHTDLIEELRALGCGVYLIGDGDVAGVIATTNTEETNIDMYMGQGGAPEGVLAAAALRCVGGQFKGRLVFRNDDEKARAKKWGITDLNKIYDLTELAKGDCIFAASGVTDGSLLKGVKRLRNGRLTTESVVMRASTGTVRWVKGDRRA; from the coding sequence ATGAGCGCTACTCCTGCCAGCAAGATTCTCGACCGCGTTCTGGTGCTTGAAATGGTGCGCGTGACCGAAGCGGCCGCCATCGCCTCGGCCAAGCTGATCGGGCGCGGCGACGAGAAGGCCGCTGATGCTGCGGCAGTCGAAGCCATGCGCGAAAAGCTCAATGAACTTTATATCGACGGCACCGTGGTGATCGGCGAAGGCGAACGCGACGAGGCGCCGATGCTCTATATCGGCGAAAAGGTCGGCGCGGCGCTGGGCAAGGGCCCCAAGATCGACATCGCGCTCGACCCGCTGGAAGGCACGACGATCTGCGCCAAGGCCGGGCCGAACTCGCTGGCCGTGCTGGCGATTGCCGAAGAGGGCGGGCTGCTCAACGCGCCCGACACCTATATGGACAAGCTGGCGGTGGGGCCGGGCTATCCTGATGGCATCATCGATCTGGCCAAGAGCCCGACCGAGAACGTCAAGGCCGTGGCCGCCGCCAAGGGCGTGGCGCCCGAAGACATCGTGGTCTGCGTGCTGGACCGCCCGCGCCACACCGATCTGATCGAGGAACTGCGCGCGCTTGGCTGCGGCGTCTATCTGATCGGCGACGGCGACGTGGCGGGGGTGATCGCCACCACCAACACCGAAGAAACCAACATCGACATGTATATGGGCCAGGGCGGCGCGCCCGAGGGCGTGCTGGCGGCGGCCGCGCTGCGCTGTGTCGGTGGTCAGTTCAAGGGCCGGCTGGTGTTCCGCAACGATGACGAAAAGGCCCGCGCCAAGAAGTGGGGCATCACCGATCTCAACAAGATCTATGACCTGACCGAACTGGCCAAGGGCGACTGCATCTTTGCCGCCAGCGGCGTGACTGACGGTTCGCTGCTCAAGGGCGTCAAGCGCCTGCGCAATGGCCGCCTGACCACCGAGAGCGTGGTGATGCGCGCCAGCACCGGCACCGTGCGCTGGGTCAAAGGCGACCGCCGGGCATAA
- a CDS encoding ribose-phosphate pyrophosphokinase has protein sequence MKILAGNGNLPLARAIAGYLELQLTDASVRRFADEEVFVEIHENVRGEDVFVVQSTAYPANDNLMELLICIDALRRASAKRITAVVPYFGYARQDRKPGPRTPISAKLVANLITTAGADRVLAVDLHAGQIQGFFDIPTDNLFAAPVMAADILARNGDDGLMVVSPDVGGVVRARALAKRLNNAPLAIVDKRRDKPGVSEVMNIIGDVKGRTCILIDDIIDSGGTLCNAAQALMDAGAASVTAYITHGVLSGAAVSRVNNSALKELVITDSILPTEETQKSDKIRLLTIAPLIGEAIRRIADESSVSSLFD, from the coding sequence ATGAAGATCCTTGCCGGTAACGGTAACCTGCCGCTGGCGCGCGCGATTGCGGGCTATCTGGAACTGCAACTGACGGATGCCAGCGTGCGGCGCTTTGCCGACGAGGAAGTCTTCGTCGAAATCCACGAGAACGTGCGCGGCGAGGATGTCTTCGTCGTTCAGTCGACCGCCTATCCCGCGAACGACAATCTGATGGAACTGCTGATCTGCATCGACGCGCTGCGCCGCGCTTCGGCCAAGCGGATCACGGCGGTGGTGCCCTATTTCGGCTATGCCCGCCAGGACCGCAAGCCCGGCCCGCGCACGCCGATCTCGGCCAAGCTGGTGGCCAATCTGATCACCACGGCAGGCGCCGACCGCGTGCTGGCGGTTGACCTCCATGCGGGTCAGATCCAGGGCTTTTTCGACATTCCCACCGACAATCTGTTTGCCGCCCCGGTGATGGCCGCCGACATTCTGGCGCGCAATGGCGACGATGGGCTGATGGTGGTTTCGCCCGACGTTGGCGGCGTGGTGCGCGCCCGCGCGCTGGCCAAGCGTCTGAACAATGCCCCGCTGGCCATCGTGGACAAGCGCCGCGACAAGCCGGGTGTGTCCGAGGTGATGAACATCATCGGTGATGTGAAGGGCCGCACCTGCATCCTGATCGACGACATCATCGATTCGGGCGGCACGCTGTGCAACGCGGCGCAGGCGCTGATGGATGCGGGCGCCGCTTCGGTCACGGCCTATATCACCCATGGCGTGCTGTCGGGCGCGGCGGTCTCGCGCGTCAACAATTCGGCGCTCAAGGAACTGGTCATCACCGACTCGATCCTGCCCACCGAGGAAACGCAGAAGTCGGACAAGATCCGTCTGCTGACCATCGCCCCGCTGATCGGTGAGGCAATCCGCCGCATCGCCGACGAAAGCTCGGTGTCGAGCCTGTTCGACTGA
- a CDS encoding cyclase family protein, which produces MRLVELNHVIEAGMVTYKGLPGPVICDYLAREASRGLYAGDTTFQIGKIEMVSNTGTYLDTPFHRYADGADLSCVPLDAVTQLPGLVVRCDALAIGPEVFAGRDVAGRAVLVHTGWDRHWRSDAYLSGHPFLTEAAALYLRDAGAALVGIDSHNIDDTSGNARPVHSVLLRAGVPIVEHLTNLGQLPEDGFVFNAPPPRVKGMGTFPVRAHAVISG; this is translated from the coding sequence ATGCGGCTGGTTGAACTCAACCATGTGATCGAGGCCGGGATGGTGACCTACAAGGGTCTGCCCGGCCCCGTCATCTGCGACTATCTGGCGCGTGAGGCATCGCGCGGGCTTTATGCCGGCGACACCACCTTTCAGATCGGCAAGATCGAGATGGTGTCGAACACCGGCACCTATCTGGACACGCCATTTCATCGCTATGCGGATGGGGCGGATCTGTCCTGCGTGCCTTTGGATGCGGTGACGCAATTGCCGGGGCTGGTGGTGCGCTGCGATGCGTTGGCCATCGGGCCGGAGGTTTTTGCCGGGCGCGATGTGGCGGGCCGGGCGGTGCTGGTGCATACCGGATGGGACCGGCATTGGCGCAGCGATGCCTATCTGTCCGGCCATCCGTTCCTGACCGAGGCGGCCGCGCTCTATCTGCGCGATGCGGGGGCGGCGCTGGTGGGGATCGATTCCCACAATATCGACGATACTTCGGGCAATGCCCGACCGGTGCATTCGGTGCTGCTGCGCGCAGGGGTCCCGATTGTCGAGCATCTGACCAATCTGGGCCAATTGCCTGAGGATGGCTTTGTCTTCAACGCGCCGCCGCCGCGGGTGAAGGGCATGGGAACATTTCCCGTCCGCGCCCATGCGGTGATTTCGGGCTGA